A genome region from Tachyglossus aculeatus isolate mTacAcu1 chromosome 1, mTacAcu1.pri, whole genome shotgun sequence includes the following:
- the LOC119926720 gene encoding extensin-like — protein sequence MVDLRETAAFTLGEQGQAESKANERDPGRQGSCGQNAPPTNHGPPSQSPPTNHGPAFPPGPAHSGPRPRLGPPPNQDTPSNHGPAHTSHARFLTAPPSRATPTHDLGHAHSTRPRPPGPRPPITPPPVQAPPTPHGHDLSCQAHIAPPTTHGHALPGPARRSRPALPAPAHQSRPRLPTRPRPFGAPPTSRDPDQPGHALQSRPRPHRSRPRLATAPSRATPTHDLGHAPRATPTDHGPSARAGPAHTSRPRLIMPGPYSPTHYSRPRPPGPRPPITTRLPAPAHQSQPAHTGPTHQSRPRLSTRPRPFGGPPTSRVPAQPGHALHSGPAHTGHAHFSRPRPPGHAHPRLIRPRPLHTATPSRTTPTNHAPAHIAPPTTHGHALPGHALDHGPPTSPRPPITAPASHQAPPIRGPAHVSGPRPTRTRPTITTPPTQVMSSSHGHALPDRAHQSRPPAPRRPRPPITAPPSQAPPTLKATIYHATPTQPHPLIAATPSRTTPTNHGPPAQEERGRGTAPPPGSGGTDSQEERGPAPAPLSRSQSR from the exons ATGGTTGATTTGCGT GAAACTGCCGCTTTTACTCTGGGTGAACAGGGTCAGGCAGAGTCAAAAGCAAACGAGAGGGATCCTGGCAGGCAGGGATCCTGTGGACAGaat gccccgcccaccaatcACGGCCCGCCCTCCCAGTCCCCGCCCACCAATCACGGCCCCGCCTTCCCACCAGGCCCCGCCCATTCGGGGCCCCGCCCACGTCTCGGGCCCCCGCCCAACCAGGATACGCCCTCCAATCACGGCCCCGCCCACACAAGCCACGCCCGCTTTCTCACGGCCCCGCCCTCCAGGGCCACGCCCACCCACGATTTAGGCCACGCCCACTCCACACGGCCACGCCCTCCCGGACCACGCCCACCAATCACGCCCCCGCCCgtgcaggccccgcccactcctcaCGGCCACGACTTATCATGCCAGGCCCATATAGCCCCACCCACTACTCACGGCCACGCCCTCCCTGGCCCCGCCCGCCGATCACGacccgccctcccagcccccgcCCACCAATCACGGCCCCGCCTTCCCACCAGACCCCGCCCATTCGGGGCCCCGCCCACGTCTCGGGACCCCGACCAACCAGGACATGCCCTCCAATCAAGACCCCGCCCACACAGGTCACGCCCACGTCTCGCAACCGCGCCCTCCCGGGCCACGCCCACCCACGATTTAGGCCACGCCCCCCGGGCGACGCCCACCGATCACGGCCCCTCCGCccgcgcaggccccgcccacactTCACGGCCACGACTTATCATGCCAGGCCCATATAGCCCCACCCACTACTCACGGCCACGCCCTCCCGGGCCCCGCCCGCCGATCACGACCCGCCTACCAGCCCCCGCCCACCAATCACAGCCCGCCCACACAGGCCCCACCCACCAATCACGGCCCcgcctttccaccaggccccgccCATTCGGGGGCCCGCCCACGTCTCGGGTCCCCGCCCAACCAGGACATGCCCTCCATTCCGGGCCCGCCCACACAGGCCACGCCCACTTCTCACGACCGCGCCCTCCGGGCCACGCCCACCCACGACTGATCAGGCCACGCCCACTCCACACGGCCACGCCCTCCCGGACCACGCCCACCAATCACGCCCCA GCCCACATAGCCCCACCCACTACTCACGGCCACGCCCTCCCGGGCCACGCCCTCGATCACGGCCCGCCCACCAGTCCCCGCCCACCAATCACGGCCCCGGCTTCCCACCAGGCCCCGCCCATTCGGGGCCCCGCCCACGTCTCAGGCCCCCGCCCAACCAGGACACGCCCTACAATCACGACCCCGCCCACACAGGTCATGTCCTCTTCTCACGGCCACGCCCTCCCGGACCGCGCCCACCAAtcacgcccccccgccccccgcaggccccgcccaccaatcACGGCCCCGCCCTCCCAGGCTCCGCCCACCCTCAAGGCCACGATTTATCACGCCACGCCCACACAGCCCCACCCACTCATCGCGGCCACGCCCTCCAGAACCACGCCCACCAATCACGGCCCGCccgcgcag GAGGAGCGCGGCCGCGGAACAGCGCCCCCTCCAGGGAGCGGCGGGACGGACAGCCAGGAGGagcgcggccccgcccccgctcccctcTCCCGCTCCCAATCCCGATGA